A window from Dermacentor albipictus isolate Rhodes 1998 colony chromosome 10, USDA_Dalb.pri_finalv2, whole genome shotgun sequence encodes these proteins:
- the LOC135911862 gene encoding uncharacterized protein isoform X1, giving the protein MEPSKSCRSSPGSNVPKKPRKRLSLLTMRLLAKLILFGAAVHLAMTYKVSGITWRVRLSRSSPALESSAPTTSHLNSLQKLNWTTCPSKRGDPTVLHFKLWDEKLSHSLRLSPQAPLRTENESWHAVTDHIHIFSAFLVTTMEQAIHITSLVRIFEPKRAGMVIRHPPLVCIIRTSNATVTRKAHIRRVFTYLSPKFQNALILCPSPSEAFAEDDDVRVAVAAQGAVAGSLRWLRLHRPPNKSKNKCCAICVRPLFGAVSLWKIVEFIANYRALGVKSFYFYDLNMTSDWKLLFARMQSWGVDLTLVSFKLIVDTTVIHKDVHAHGQMPALYDCIFRSLFKMEYYIHVDIDELMVPLSNNSIPVIVREMERKSKRSTGSLVVPMRYHCYEYPLNLRYARHEYLPLQTRLFPYHSVHGRSITLAKYIARSRTVCDPRVHQVEGHCEQNTKHVCIGSSAVVKHYKQCCIYKPSSDNAKVATLYNDTLISPDPTFGKLSTHIEGDPVVRALRSLIGQADAMLNWRSTSLPATRQRNRYNSNW; this is encoded by the exons TGCGATTGCTGGCAAAACTGATCCTGTTTGGCGCTGCTGTGCATCTGGCTATGACGTACAAGGTTTCTGGTATCACGTGGCGGGTGCGATTGTCGAGGTCGTCTCCAGCTCTGGAATCATCAGCGCCAACAACTTCCCATCTGAATTCGTTGCAGAAACTAAATT GGACAACGTGTCCAAGCAAGCGAGGAGATCCAACGGTGCTCCACTTCAAACTCTGGGACGAAAAACTCTCGCACTCACTGCGTCTTTCTCCTCAAGCACCGCTGAGAACGGAGAACGAGTCGTGGCACGCCGTCACTGACCACATCCACATCTTCTCCGCGTTCCTCGTCACCACGATGGAGCAAGCCATCCACATCACCAGCCTGGTGCGAATATTTGAGCCGAAGCGAGCAGGCATGGTGATCCGACACCCACCTCTGGTGTGTATCATTCGGACCTCCAACGCGACGGTCACGCGCAAAGCCCACATTCGACGGGTGTTTACCTATTTGTCGCCGAAATTTCAAAACGCCTTGATCCTGTGCCCATCACCGAGCGAAGCGTTCGCCGAGGATGACGACGTACGAGTGGCAGTAGCGGCTCAAGGTGCGGTCGCGGGCTCTTTGCGGTGGCTCCGGTTACACCGTCCGCCGAACAAATCCAAAAATAAGTGTTGCGCCATATGCGTCAGGCCTTTATTCGGCGCAGTAAGCCTGTGGAAGATTGTTGAATTCATAGCCAATTACAGGGCATTGGGAGTCAAAAGCTTCTACTTTTATGACCTAAATATGACCTCAGACTGGAAGCTCCTTTTCGCCAGGATGCAGTCCTGGGGAGTCGACCTGACCTTAGTCTCCTTCAAGCTCATCGTCGACACTACTGTCATTCACAAGGACGTTCATGCACACGGCCAAATGCCGGCTTTGTACGACTGCATCTTCAGATCGCTGTTCAAAATGGAGTACTACATACACGTAGATATCGACGAGCTCATGGTTCCGCTGAGCAATAACAGCATCCCGGTAATTGTCCGGGAGATGGAACGTAAGAGCAAGCGCTCTACTGGAAGCCTAGTGGTACCAATGAGATACCATTGCTACGAGTACCCCTTAAACTTGAGATACGCTCGGCACGAGTACCTGCCCCTCCAGACGAGACTGTTCCCCTACCACTCTGTGCATGGGCGTTCTATTACCCTGGCGAAATACATCGCTCGGTCCAGGACAGTGTGCGATCCGCGCGTCCATCAAGTCGAGGGTCACTGCGAGCAAAATACTAAGCACGTTTGCATAGGTTCAAGTGCCGTCGTCAAGCACTACAAACAGTGCTGCATTTACAAGCCCTCGAGCGACAACGCCAAAGTCGCCACCTTGTACAACGATACTCTCATTTCTCCTGACCCTACGTTTGGGAAGCTTTCTACACATATTGAAGGTGATCCGGTAGTGAGGGCCTTGAGGAGTCTCATTGGTCAGGCTGACGCTATGTTGAATTGGAGGTCAACAAGCTTACCAGCAACACGCCAACGTAACCGCTATAATAGCAATTGGTAG
- the LOC135911862 gene encoding uncharacterized protein isoform X2, whose translation MEPSKSCRSSPGSNVPKKPRKRLSLLTRTTCPSKRGDPTVLHFKLWDEKLSHSLRLSPQAPLRTENESWHAVTDHIHIFSAFLVTTMEQAIHITSLVRIFEPKRAGMVIRHPPLVCIIRTSNATVTRKAHIRRVFTYLSPKFQNALILCPSPSEAFAEDDDVRVAVAAQGAVAGSLRWLRLHRPPNKSKNKCCAICVRPLFGAVSLWKIVEFIANYRALGVKSFYFYDLNMTSDWKLLFARMQSWGVDLTLVSFKLIVDTTVIHKDVHAHGQMPALYDCIFRSLFKMEYYIHVDIDELMVPLSNNSIPVIVREMERKSKRSTGSLVVPMRYHCYEYPLNLRYARHEYLPLQTRLFPYHSVHGRSITLAKYIARSRTVCDPRVHQVEGHCEQNTKHVCIGSSAVVKHYKQCCIYKPSSDNAKVATLYNDTLISPDPTFGKLSTHIEGDPVVRALRSLIGQADAMLNWRSTSLPATRQRNRYNSNW comes from the coding sequence GGACAACGTGTCCAAGCAAGCGAGGAGATCCAACGGTGCTCCACTTCAAACTCTGGGACGAAAAACTCTCGCACTCACTGCGTCTTTCTCCTCAAGCACCGCTGAGAACGGAGAACGAGTCGTGGCACGCCGTCACTGACCACATCCACATCTTCTCCGCGTTCCTCGTCACCACGATGGAGCAAGCCATCCACATCACCAGCCTGGTGCGAATATTTGAGCCGAAGCGAGCAGGCATGGTGATCCGACACCCACCTCTGGTGTGTATCATTCGGACCTCCAACGCGACGGTCACGCGCAAAGCCCACATTCGACGGGTGTTTACCTATTTGTCGCCGAAATTTCAAAACGCCTTGATCCTGTGCCCATCACCGAGCGAAGCGTTCGCCGAGGATGACGACGTACGAGTGGCAGTAGCGGCTCAAGGTGCGGTCGCGGGCTCTTTGCGGTGGCTCCGGTTACACCGTCCGCCGAACAAATCCAAAAATAAGTGTTGCGCCATATGCGTCAGGCCTTTATTCGGCGCAGTAAGCCTGTGGAAGATTGTTGAATTCATAGCCAATTACAGGGCATTGGGAGTCAAAAGCTTCTACTTTTATGACCTAAATATGACCTCAGACTGGAAGCTCCTTTTCGCCAGGATGCAGTCCTGGGGAGTCGACCTGACCTTAGTCTCCTTCAAGCTCATCGTCGACACTACTGTCATTCACAAGGACGTTCATGCACACGGCCAAATGCCGGCTTTGTACGACTGCATCTTCAGATCGCTGTTCAAAATGGAGTACTACATACACGTAGATATCGACGAGCTCATGGTTCCGCTGAGCAATAACAGCATCCCGGTAATTGTCCGGGAGATGGAACGTAAGAGCAAGCGCTCTACTGGAAGCCTAGTGGTACCAATGAGATACCATTGCTACGAGTACCCCTTAAACTTGAGATACGCTCGGCACGAGTACCTGCCCCTCCAGACGAGACTGTTCCCCTACCACTCTGTGCATGGGCGTTCTATTACCCTGGCGAAATACATCGCTCGGTCCAGGACAGTGTGCGATCCGCGCGTCCATCAAGTCGAGGGTCACTGCGAGCAAAATACTAAGCACGTTTGCATAGGTTCAAGTGCCGTCGTCAAGCACTACAAACAGTGCTGCATTTACAAGCCCTCGAGCGACAACGCCAAAGTCGCCACCTTGTACAACGATACTCTCATTTCTCCTGACCCTACGTTTGGGAAGCTTTCTACACATATTGAAGGTGATCCGGTAGTGAGGGCCTTGAGGAGTCTCATTGGTCAGGCTGACGCTATGTTGAATTGGAGGTCAACAAGCTTACCAGCAACACGCCAACGTAACCGCTATAATAGCAATTGGTAG